A single genomic interval of Candidatus Binatia bacterium harbors:
- a CDS encoding oligosaccharide flippase family protein: protein MDSTFKPALLLMAGRVMAFAVTFFIPVVLVRVFDQAEFGTYKQLFLIYATLFGVAQIGMAESLFYFLPSEREKGGRYAANSIIALTIAGLVCLGLLSLGAPRIAQLLGNSALIPYIPYVGFFLLLTMVSSILEIVMTSRKRFFLTASAYALSDMLKGLCFIIPAVLTRRLEWLLLGAIFFASIRLIATLFYIGREFRGDTSFNAPALKSQLAYALPFAASELLTYSAGQYHNYAVSYSFDAATFAIYAVGCLQIPLVELVHGPVSNVMMVRMTEEIRDGRGGSVLPIWNDTARKMALVFFPLLGLLLVSARELIVLLFTENYLASVPIFMIWSVTVLLPVLQTDGALRVYAKTRFLFWVRAAELVLTVALIHWFIPWFHLAGAAMVTVFAAFATKLWSLVRLKQVMQAGLSEFLPWRSLALNAAVSVAAAAPAMLVKTHLELPPFLLMFVACAAYGIAWLILAFALRLITVDERIALIGLLQRFPTSASKVGQLIRGY from the coding sequence ATGGATTCGACCTTTAAGCCCGCGCTGCTGTTGATGGCCGGAAGAGTCATGGCGTTCGCCGTGACGTTTTTCATTCCGGTGGTGCTCGTCAGGGTCTTCGACCAGGCCGAATTCGGCACGTACAAGCAGCTCTTTTTGATTTACGCCACGCTTTTCGGCGTCGCCCAGATCGGAATGGCGGAGAGCCTTTTTTACTTCCTCCCTTCGGAGCGCGAAAAAGGCGGCCGGTATGCGGCGAATTCCATCATCGCTCTGACGATTGCGGGGCTCGTCTGCCTGGGGCTCCTCAGCCTGGGAGCGCCGAGAATCGCGCAGTTGCTCGGCAACAGCGCGCTGATCCCCTACATTCCGTACGTCGGCTTCTTTCTGCTGCTGACGATGGTCTCATCCATCCTGGAAATCGTCATGACGTCGCGCAAGCGCTTCTTCTTGACCGCTTCGGCGTACGCTCTCTCCGACATGCTGAAAGGCCTCTGCTTCATTATTCCCGCGGTCCTCACGCGCCGATTGGAATGGCTGCTGCTCGGGGCCATTTTCTTCGCCTCGATCCGTTTGATCGCGACGCTGTTCTACATCGGACGCGAATTTCGCGGCGATACCTCTTTCAACGCCCCGGCGCTCAAAAGTCAACTGGCCTATGCCTTGCCCTTTGCCGCCTCGGAATTGCTCACCTACTCCGCGGGGCAATACCACAATTACGCCGTGTCGTATTCCTTCGACGCGGCGACCTTCGCGATCTACGCCGTGGGCTGTCTCCAGATCCCGTTGGTCGAGCTGGTGCATGGGCCGGTCAGCAACGTGATGATGGTCAGGATGACCGAGGAGATCCGGGACGGGCGCGGCGGTTCCGTGCTTCCCATCTGGAACGACACGGCGCGGAAAATGGCCCTGGTCTTTTTCCCGCTGCTCGGGCTGCTCCTGGTAAGCGCCCGCGAGCTGATCGTTCTTCTGTTCACCGAAAATTACCTGGCTAGCGTGCCGATTTTCATGATTTGGTCGGTCACGGTTTTGCTGCCGGTGCTGCAGACCGACGGCGCGCTGCGCGTCTACGCCAAGACTCGCTTTCTTTTCTGGGTGCGCGCGGCGGAGCTGGTTCTGACGGTGGCGCTGATCCACTGGTTCATTCCCTGGTTTCATCTGGCGGGCGCGGCGATGGTCACCGTCTTTGCCGCTTTCGCCACGAAGCTCTGGTCTTTGGTTCGACTGAAGCAAGTCATGCAAGCCGGGCTTTCCGAGTTTCTCCCCTGGAGAAGCCTGGCGTTGAACGCGGCGGTGAGCGTCGCGGCGGCGGCGCCGGCGATGCTGGTCAAAACGCATCTGGAGCTGCCGCCTTTTCTCCTGATGTTCGTCGCGTGTGCGGCTTACGGCATCGCGTGGTTGATTCTTGCATTCGCGCTTCGTCTCATCACCGTGGACGAGCGCATCGCGCTCATCGGCTTGCTGCAACGATTCCCAACCAGCGCTTCAAAAGTAGGACAACTGATAAGGGGGTACTAG
- the asnB gene encoding asparagine synthase (glutamine-hydrolyzing): MCGIAGIMSLGDRPVRLEEVQSMCAAIAHRGPDDEGFYVAPGVGLGMRRLSIIDLATGRQPVRNEDGSIQVVFNGEIYNFKELRGDLERRGHSFYTATDTETIVHLYEEYGARSVEKLRGMFGFALWDARKRTLLLARDRLGVKPLYYAEIGGRLVFASELKAILQLAEVERKLDWKSVNHLFTFMCTSRSDSIIEGVHKLAPGHLLIAAAGQKPVVERYWDVCFEPDYGRSEEYFVERLRELLQESVRLRMVSDVPLGAFLSGGIDSSAVVAAMAHLGSAPLKTFSIGFKESAFNELAHARAIARRFGAEHHELVLEPNVLEIIDDLAWHLDEPFGDPSCIPTYMVSKLAARHVKVVLSGDGGDELFGGYDKYVVEGNDRRYRVPLLLRKIFGATARLMPEGMRGRNLLYHFSLAGAERYLDSVILFTEEEKKKLFRPEAIAMTDPYEPWRRELDALSQANGNWLPALQYLDLMGYLPNDILTKVDRMSMAHSIEARDPLLDHKLVEFAATIPPELKLRGGVTKYIFKQALRGLLPDEIIDRPKQGFGIPLGQWFRGRLSGFVHDLLLSERSRQRGIFNLDFIDNFLKQHERGRIADLEIWTLISFELWCRTFLDGRPAASQISNLKSQIAAQSGAARQLSSTG; the protein is encoded by the coding sequence ATGTGCGGCATCGCAGGAATAATGAGTCTCGGCGACAGACCGGTTCGGCTGGAAGAGGTGCAAAGCATGTGCGCCGCGATCGCGCATCGCGGGCCGGACGACGAGGGCTTCTACGTCGCCCCCGGCGTCGGTCTCGGCATGCGCCGCTTGAGCATCATCGATCTCGCGACGGGACGCCAGCCCGTGAGAAACGAGGACGGCTCGATCCAGGTCGTCTTCAACGGCGAGATCTATAACTTCAAGGAGCTGCGCGGCGATCTCGAGCGGCGCGGCCACTCGTTCTACACCGCGACCGACACGGAGACGATCGTCCATCTCTATGAGGAGTACGGCGCGCGCTCGGTGGAAAAACTGCGCGGCATGTTCGGCTTCGCCCTCTGGGACGCGCGCAAGCGAACGTTGCTCCTGGCGCGCGACCGTTTGGGGGTGAAGCCGCTGTACTATGCCGAAATCGGCGGCAGGCTCGTCTTCGCCTCCGAGCTGAAGGCGATCCTTCAGCTCGCGGAGGTCGAGCGCAAGCTCGATTGGAAAAGCGTCAACCACCTTTTCACCTTCATGTGCACGTCCCGCTCCGACAGCATCATCGAGGGCGTCCACAAGCTCGCGCCGGGGCATCTCTTGATCGCCGCGGCGGGACAAAAGCCGGTCGTCGAGCGCTACTGGGACGTCTGCTTCGAGCCGGATTACGGCCGGAGCGAGGAATATTTCGTCGAGCGGCTGCGTGAGCTTCTGCAAGAGTCGGTCCGTCTCCGGATGGTGAGCGACGTCCCGCTCGGCGCGTTCTTGAGCGGCGGTATCGATTCGAGCGCGGTCGTCGCCGCCATGGCGCATCTCGGCTCCGCTCCATTGAAAACTTTTTCCATCGGCTTCAAGGAATCCGCATTCAACGAGCTGGCGCACGCCCGCGCCATCGCCAGGAGGTTCGGCGCCGAGCACCACGAGCTGGTGCTCGAGCCCAACGTCCTGGAGATCATCGACGATCTCGCCTGGCATCTGGACGAGCCGTTCGGCGACCCGTCGTGCATTCCCACGTACATGGTGTCGAAGCTGGCGGCGCGCCACGTCAAAGTCGTGCTTTCCGGCGACGGCGGCGACGAGCTATTCGGCGGCTACGACAAGTACGTCGTCGAAGGCAACGACCGGCGCTACCGGGTGCCGCTTTTGCTGCGGAAAATTTTCGGCGCCACGGCCCGGCTCATGCCCGAGGGAATGAGAGGGCGCAACCTGCTGTACCATTTTTCCCTCGCGGGGGCCGAGCGCTATCTGGACAGCGTCATCCTATTCACCGAGGAAGAGAAGAAAAAATTATTTCGTCCCGAGGCGATCGCGATGACCGACCCTTACGAGCCGTGGCGGCGGGAGCTCGACGCGCTATCGCAAGCCAACGGCAATTGGCTTCCGGCCCTCCAATACTTGGACCTGATGGGTTACCTGCCGAACGATATTCTGACCAAAGTGGACCGGATGAGCATGGCCCACTCCATCGAGGCGCGCGATCCTTTGCTCGATCACAAGCTCGTCGAGTTCGCCGCGACGATCCCGCCCGAGCTGAAGCTGCGCGGCGGCGTGACGAAGTATATCTTCAAGCAGGCGCTGCGCGGGCTCTTGCCCGACGAGATCATCGACCGGCCCAAGCAGGGCTTCGGGATTCCGCTGGGGCAATGGTTTCGCGGCCGGCTGAGCGGCTTCGTCCATGACCTGCTGCTCTCGGAGCGGAGCAGGCAGCGCGGGATCTTCAACCTCGACTTCATCGATAACTTTCTGAAACAGCACGAAAGAGGAAGGATCGCCGACCTGGAAATCTGGACGTTGATCTCCTTCGAGCTGTGGTGCAGGACGTTTCTCGACGGAAGGCCTGCGGCATCTCAAATTTCAAATCTCAAATCTCAAATAGCGGCTCAAAGCGGCGCCGCGCGGCAACTTTCATCGACAGGCTGA
- a CDS encoding glycosyltransferase family 4 protein, giving the protein MFSVESLASAPLIYTRARRPRIALVAASLDILGGQGVQANILLERLRGDGYEVAFIPINPRFPAPLQGIRQYPYARTLLNQALYFPSLLQLQRADVVHVFSASYWSFLLAPLPAMLAAKSLRKRVVLNYHSGEAADHLANWGRLVHPWLRLADEIVVPSDYLKEVFARHGYRARVIRNVVDASRYRYRERDPLRPRLVSTRNLEPYYRVDNTIEAFVLLANRYPDATLTIAGQGSEDERLKRLAAALVGYKIRFVGRVEPWIMPRLYDQGDIFVNSSVVDNQPLSVLEAFAAGLPVVTTAPGEVAGMVRDGETGSIVPADDPRAMAEAVEDLLENPDHARELARNARAEVQKYSWPEVRGEWAAAYTGEWQ; this is encoded by the coding sequence ATGTTCTCCGTTGAGTCCCTGGCGAGCGCTCCCTTGATCTACACGCGCGCGCGTCGCCCGCGGATCGCGCTGGTCGCGGCGAGTCTCGATATCCTCGGCGGCCAGGGCGTGCAGGCGAATATTTTGCTCGAGCGGCTGCGCGGCGACGGCTACGAGGTCGCTTTCATTCCGATCAACCCGCGCTTCCCCGCGCCGCTGCAGGGAATCCGCCAATATCCCTATGCGCGGACGCTGCTCAACCAGGCGCTTTATTTCCCGAGCCTGTTGCAGTTGCAGCGCGCCGACGTGGTGCACGTCTTCTCCGCTTCCTACTGGTCGTTTCTTCTCGCGCCGCTGCCGGCGATGCTCGCGGCCAAGAGCCTCCGCAAGCGGGTCGTCCTCAACTATCACAGCGGCGAAGCCGCGGACCATTTGGCCAACTGGGGAAGGCTCGTGCACCCGTGGCTGCGCCTGGCGGACGAGATCGTCGTGCCGTCCGATTATCTGAAAGAGGTCTTTGCCCGTCACGGCTACCGGGCGCGCGTCATCCGCAACGTCGTCGATGCTTCGCGTTACCGCTATCGCGAGCGGGATCCGCTGCGTCCCCGGCTCGTCTCCACCCGCAATCTCGAACCCTATTATCGCGTCGACAACACGATCGAGGCGTTCGTTTTGCTCGCAAATCGCTATCCGGACGCCACGCTGACCATCGCGGGACAAGGCAGCGAAGACGAGCGGCTGAAGCGTCTGGCCGCTGCGCTCGTGGGATACAAAATCCGCTTCGTCGGCCGCGTGGAGCCTTGGATCATGCCCCGCCTCTACGACCAGGGAGATATCTTCGTCAACTCTTCCGTCGTGGACAACCAGCCGTTGTCGGTGCTCGAAGCGTTCGCAGCCGGGCTGCCGGTCGTCACGACCGCGCCCGGCGAAGTCGCCGGCATGGTGCGCGACGGCGAGACGGGCTCGATCGTTCCCGCGGACGATCCGCGGGCGATGGCCGAAGCGGTCGAGGATCTGTTGGAGAATCCCGATCACGCCCGAGAGCTGGCGCGCAACGCAAGAGCAGAAGTCCAAAAGTACAGTTGGCCGGAGGTGCGCGGCGAGTGGGCGGCGGCTTACACGGGAGAATGGCAATGA
- a CDS encoding alginate lyase family protein: MKLARLKNMGITEIAYRGRQEANKWLERVGVNGNGELSFHARDGNPDRTALLVRDRFHEVGPRRFFAGAAGDETPDLASEKMAHACEQTIAAADEICRGRFDLLGYRGLSFGAPIDWHLDPVSGQRSPLVHWSRVRPLDPAMVGDSKIVWELNRHQWLIHLGIAYRLTGNARYAEAFAAYLVQWMQANPPGIGINWASSLEAALRIVSWSWALSLFRDSEELSPELFAALLEGLSLHAAHVEKYLSYYFAPNTHLTGEALGLFYAGVLYPELPWAGRWRDLGARILIEQSGRQIFSDGVYFEQSTCYQRYTAEIYLHFLILSERNRLAVPAEVGERLERLLDFLVAVRRPDGSVPQIGDADGGGLAPLAIRQPDDFRGVFSVAAAFFRRADYAWAGGGPTPESLWLLGPAGLKSYQRLEPAPPQTERSRVFADGGYVVMRSGWRRDSHHLIFDAGAVNGPKSGHGHADLLSIQCSVFGEPYLVDPGTYCYTADAEWRDFFRGTWAHSTVTVDGLGQAAPAGPFDWKAHPSARLRRWLSTEAYDLADAAHDAYGEISDPVVHRRRVIFVKSRYWVIVDDIQGGATHRVEVRFQFAPMKVAIEPANWVRARGQRGQALLVRPFATAPFQMDLVEGSVDPIEGWFSPDYGRRVPAPALIWSAAVRLPLRVMTLLFPLEHPSAPCPDVLQLLSPIGPTGLIFRRERERIVVRDDSVVVLKQK; encoded by the coding sequence ATGAAACTGGCGCGACTCAAGAATATGGGCATTACCGAGATCGCCTATCGCGGCCGTCAGGAAGCGAACAAATGGCTGGAGCGAGTCGGAGTCAACGGCAACGGGGAACTCTCTTTCCATGCGCGCGATGGGAATCCCGACCGAACCGCCCTGCTCGTGCGGGACCGATTTCACGAAGTCGGCCCGCGCCGCTTTTTCGCCGGCGCCGCCGGCGACGAGACGCCGGACCTCGCGAGCGAAAAAATGGCCCATGCCTGCGAGCAGACGATCGCCGCCGCGGATGAAATCTGCCGCGGACGCTTCGATCTGCTGGGTTACCGCGGGCTTTCCTTCGGCGCTCCGATCGACTGGCATTTGGATCCGGTCTCCGGACAGAGAAGCCCGCTCGTGCACTGGAGCCGCGTGAGACCGCTCGATCCCGCGATGGTGGGCGACAGCAAAATCGTGTGGGAGCTCAACCGCCATCAGTGGCTGATCCATCTCGGCATCGCCTACCGTCTCACCGGAAACGCCAGGTACGCCGAAGCCTTTGCGGCGTACCTGGTTCAATGGATGCAGGCGAATCCGCCCGGCATCGGCATCAACTGGGCGAGCAGCCTGGAGGCGGCGCTGCGCATCGTCTCCTGGTCGTGGGCGCTCTCTCTCTTCCGCGACTCGGAGGAGCTTTCGCCGGAGCTTTTCGCCGCGCTGCTCGAAGGCCTCTCGCTCCACGCCGCGCACGTGGAAAAATATTTATCTTACTACTTCGCGCCCAACACCCATCTCACCGGCGAGGCCCTGGGCCTTTTCTACGCCGGAGTTCTCTACCCCGAGCTGCCGTGGGCCGGCCGCTGGCGCGATCTCGGCGCGCGCATCTTGATCGAGCAGAGCGGGCGGCAGATTTTTTCCGACGGCGTCTATTTCGAGCAGTCCACCTGCTACCAGCGCTACACGGCGGAGATTTACCTCCACTTTCTTATCCTCTCCGAGCGCAACCGGTTAGCCGTGCCGGCCGAAGTGGGCGAGCGCCTCGAGCGCCTGCTCGATTTTCTCGTCGCGGTGCGCCGCCCGGACGGCTCCGTGCCGCAAATCGGCGACGCCGACGGGGGCGGGCTCGCGCCGCTCGCGATCCGCCAGCCGGACGATTTTCGCGGCGTCTTCTCGGTCGCGGCGGCTTTTTTCCGCCGCGCCGACTACGCGTGGGCCGGCGGCGGCCCGACCCCGGAATCGCTGTGGCTGCTCGGCCCGGCCGGATTGAAGTCGTACCAACGGCTCGAACCGGCGCCGCCGCAAACGGAGCGCTCGCGGGTTTTTGCCGACGGCGGCTACGTCGTCATGCGCAGCGGTTGGCGGCGCGACTCGCATCACCTGATCTTCGACGCCGGCGCCGTGAACGGTCCGAAGAGCGGCCACGGCCACGCCGATCTGCTCAGCATCCAATGCTCGGTCTTCGGCGAGCCGTACCTCGTGGACCCGGGAACCTATTGCTACACTGCCGACGCCGAGTGGCGGGATTTTTTTCGCGGCACGTGGGCGCACAGCACCGTGACGGTCGACGGCCTCGGCCAAGCGGCGCCCGCCGGACCTTTCGATTGGAAAGCGCATCCGAGCGCGCGGCTCCGCCGCTGGCTCTCGACGGAAGCTTACGATCTCGCCGACGCCGCGCACGACGCCTACGGCGAGATTTCCGATCCCGTCGTGCATCGCCGCCGGGTGATTTTCGTCAAGTCGCGCTACTGGGTCATCGTCGACGATATTCAAGGCGGCGCCACGCACCGCGTCGAGGTTCGATTTCAGTTCGCGCCGATGAAGGTCGCGATCGAGCCGGCTAACTGGGTGAGGGCGCGCGGCCAACGCGGCCAGGCTCTCCTCGTGCGCCCGTTTGCAACGGCGCCGTTCCAGATGGACCTCGTCGAAGGAAGCGTCGACCCGATCGAGGGGTGGTTCTCGCCGGATTACGGCCGGCGTGTTCCGGCGCCGGCTCTGATCTGGTCGGCCGCCGTTCGGCTCCCGCTCCGCGTCATGACCTTGCTTTTTCCTCTGGAGCATCCGTCGGCGCCCTGCCCCGATGTATTGCAACTCTTGAGCCCCATCGGCCCCACGGGTCTCATCTTTCGCCGCGAGCGAGAACGGATCGTCGTGCGCGACGATAGCGTCGTCGTCCTCAAGCAAAAGTGA
- the asnB gene encoding asparagine synthase (glutamine-hydrolyzing) — translation MCGIAGIVKFNPHGVVDEARVKRMRDALSHRGPDGAGLWSEGPVGLGHRRLAIVDVGGGHQPMTNEDGAVWITYNGEIYNHAALRPDLEARGHRYRTRSDSETILHLYEEYGERAVEKLQGMFAFALWDRKQKKLLLARDRLGIKPLYYAVTDDELLFASEIKAILAAGALRPAFNEAILPEFLATRFVSGEETFFRGIRKLLPGRTLSWSPGEGFVERRYWRLPLTANEAGASHEEAARGVREALSNAVRSHLMSDVPLGLFLSGGLDSSGLAALMAPMVKEPIRTFSVGFAEAEANELGYARLAARAIGAEHREVVVSPEEFFSELPRLIWHEDEPIAFTSSVPLYFVSRLARDHVKVVLTGEGSDELFLGYPWYRVTAWNARLGRIYFPLAPRSLRNATREIARRLPRPLRRYAERTILALEPGPRGLFYENFAVFPDHLRQELLADGARLNGRDPYAEGLRCYEEKAGGVLDRMSHADLQTYLVELLMKQDQMSMAASIESRVPFLDHEFVERVVRLPSALKVRGLTTKAVLREALKNLVPREILERPKMGFPVPVGRWLRGPFWSVVEEFVLGARARERGFFRPAMLRRLAEEHRSGERQHGDRLWLLINLEMWQRIFLEGEDRATVLRAA, via the coding sequence ATGTGCGGCATCGCCGGCATCGTAAAGTTTAATCCGCACGGAGTGGTGGACGAAGCGCGCGTCAAGCGCATGCGCGACGCGCTCAGCCATCGCGGCCCCGACGGCGCGGGACTCTGGAGCGAGGGCCCCGTGGGGCTGGGACATCGGCGCCTGGCGATCGTCGACGTGGGCGGCGGGCACCAGCCCATGACCAACGAAGACGGCGCCGTCTGGATCACCTACAACGGCGAGATCTATAATCACGCGGCGCTCCGGCCGGACCTCGAAGCGCGCGGCCACCGCTATCGCACGCGGAGCGACTCCGAGACCATCCTCCATCTCTACGAAGAATACGGCGAGCGCGCGGTGGAAAAGCTCCAGGGCATGTTCGCCTTCGCCCTGTGGGACCGGAAGCAAAAAAAACTTTTATTGGCGCGCGACCGGCTGGGCATCAAGCCGCTTTACTATGCCGTCACCGACGACGAGTTGCTGTTCGCCTCCGAGATCAAGGCGATTCTCGCGGCGGGCGCGCTCCGGCCGGCATTCAACGAGGCGATCCTGCCGGAGTTTCTCGCCACCCGCTTCGTCTCGGGCGAAGAGACCTTTTTCCGCGGCATTCGCAAGCTGCTGCCGGGCCGGACTCTTTCCTGGTCTCCCGGCGAAGGTTTTGTCGAGCGGCGCTATTGGCGGCTGCCGCTCACGGCGAACGAAGCCGGCGCATCGCACGAAGAAGCGGCCCGCGGCGTTCGCGAAGCGTTATCGAACGCCGTTCGGAGCCATCTCATGAGCGACGTGCCGCTGGGATTGTTTTTGTCGGGCGGCCTCGATTCGAGCGGCCTCGCGGCCCTCATGGCGCCGATGGTCAAGGAGCCGATCCGGACGTTCTCGGTCGGCTTTGCCGAGGCCGAAGCGAACGAGCTCGGCTACGCGCGGCTCGCGGCGCGCGCGATCGGCGCCGAGCACCGCGAAGTGGTCGTCTCGCCGGAGGAGTTTTTCAGCGAGCTGCCGCGCCTCATCTGGCATGAAGACGAGCCGATCGCTTTTACTTCGAGCGTGCCGCTCTACTTCGTCTCGCGCCTGGCGCGCGACCACGTCAAGGTGGTGCTCACCGGCGAAGGCTCCGACGAGCTGTTCCTCGGCTATCCCTGGTATCGCGTGACCGCCTGGAACGCGCGCCTCGGACGGATCTATTTTCCGCTGGCGCCGCGATCCTTACGCAACGCGACGCGAGAGATCGCGCGGCGCCTGCCGCGTCCGCTTCGCCGCTACGCCGAGCGGACAATCCTCGCGCTCGAACCCGGCCCGAGAGGGCTCTTCTACGAGAACTTCGCCGTCTTTCCCGATCATCTCCGGCAAGAACTGCTGGCCGACGGCGCGCGCCTTAACGGCCGCGATCCCTACGCCGAAGGCCTTCGCTGCTACGAAGAAAAGGCCGGCGGCGTTCTCGATCGCATGAGCCACGCCGATCTTCAGACCTATCTGGTGGAGCTTTTGATGAAGCAAGACCAGATGAGCATGGCGGCGTCGATCGAGAGCCGGGTGCCGTTTCTCGATCACGAGTTCGTCGAGCGTGTGGTGCGCTTGCCGAGCGCGCTTAAAGTCCGCGGCTTGACGACCAAGGCCGTGCTCCGGGAGGCGCTCAAAAATTTGGTCCCGCGGGAAATTCTCGAGCGACCGAAGATGGGCTTCCCGGTCCCCGTGGGACGATGGCTCCGCGGCCCCTTCTGGTCGGTCGTCGAGGAGTTCGTCCTCGGCGCGCGCGCTCGCGAGCGCGGATTTTTCAGGCCGGCCATGCTCCGGCGGTTGGCCGAAGAGCATCGCAGCGGAGAACGGCAACACGGAGATCGCCTCTGGTTGCTGATCAATCTGGAAATGTGGCAACGGATTTTTCTCGAAGGCGAAGACCGCGCCACGGTCCTCCGCGCCGCGTGA
- a CDS encoding glycosyltransferase: MRILWVKVGNLWPPNTGGRLRSFHTIAELSRRNHVTLLTTHGRNENPGDLAAELPDCEEVVSLPYEAPKQGSLGFAGALARSWLSPFPVDMWKWRIPAVKSAAERLIAEKKIDVCVADFLLAAANVPLDGPVPMVFFSHNVEHMIWKRLCEIETRWWRRAPLEIEWRKMRRYESRACARAHLTVAVSDADRAILAARAPGAVVRSIPTGVDVSYFTPNGYHEAPAALVFTGSMDWYPNEDAILYFIERILPKVRREMPGVALSVVGRNPTPRLLAAAGAAGVRVTGTVNDIRPYVAEAAVYIVPLRIGGGTRLKIFEALAMGKAVVSTSVGAEGLPLVPGEHFLQADAALDFAGAVVALLRDPERRKILGASGRKLVEERYSWRRAAREFESRCREVMTHAG, translated from the coding sequence ATGCGCATTCTCTGGGTCAAGGTCGGAAACCTCTGGCCGCCGAATACCGGCGGGCGGCTGAGAAGCTTCCACACGATCGCCGAGCTGTCGCGCCGCAATCACGTCACTCTGCTGACGACGCACGGGCGGAATGAAAATCCCGGGGATCTCGCGGCCGAGCTTCCCGACTGCGAGGAAGTCGTGTCGCTGCCGTACGAAGCGCCGAAGCAGGGCAGCTTGGGCTTCGCCGGGGCGCTCGCGCGCTCGTGGCTCTCGCCGTTTCCGGTCGATATGTGGAAATGGCGCATCCCGGCGGTGAAGAGCGCGGCCGAGCGGCTGATCGCGGAGAAAAAGATCGACGTTTGCGTGGCGGATTTCTTGCTCGCCGCCGCCAACGTCCCGCTCGACGGCCCGGTCCCGATGGTTTTTTTCTCGCACAACGTCGAGCACATGATCTGGAAGCGGCTCTGCGAGATCGAGACCCGATGGTGGCGGCGCGCGCCGCTCGAGATCGAATGGCGGAAGATGCGCCGCTACGAGAGCCGGGCCTGCGCTCGCGCCCATTTGACCGTGGCGGTCTCGGACGCGGACCGCGCGATCCTGGCGGCGCGCGCGCCGGGCGCCGTCGTGCGGTCGATTCCGACCGGCGTCGATGTCTCCTACTTTACGCCCAACGGGTACCACGAAGCGCCGGCGGCGCTGGTCTTTACCGGCTCGATGGACTGGTATCCCAACGAAGACGCGATCCTCTATTTTATCGAAAGAATTCTGCCCAAGGTGCGTCGTGAGATGCCGGGAGTCGCATTATCGGTCGTCGGCCGCAATCCGACGCCGCGCTTGCTCGCCGCGGCGGGCGCGGCGGGCGTCCGCGTGACAGGCACCGTGAACGATATCCGTCCCTACGTCGCGGAAGCGGCGGTTTACATCGTGCCGCTCCGGATCGGCGGCGGAACGCGGCTCAAAATTTTCGAAGCGCTAGCGATGGGAAAGGCGGTCGTCTCGACGTCCGTGGGCGCCGAGGGTCTGCCGCTCGTCCCTGGCGAGCATTTTCTTCAAGCTGACGCGGCGCTCGATTTTGCCGGAGCCGTCGTAGCGCTCTTGCGCGACCCGGAGCGACGCAAGATCCTCGGCGCCTCCGGAAGGAAGCTCGTGGAAGAGCGTTATTCGTGGCGCCGCGCGGCGCGTGAATTCGAATCGAGATGCCGGGAGGTCATGACTCATGCGGGTTAG